In Trichoplusia ni isolate ovarian cell line Hi5 chromosome 7, tn1, whole genome shotgun sequence, a single genomic region encodes these proteins:
- the LOC113496074 gene encoding putative serine protease K12H4.7 has protein sequence MRSLILIFLVLYLGYEVHGGKHFRLGRSKGGNLGGPGGYNGETLPPAQWFKQKLDHSSPSDVRTWKQRYFVNDSYFDFKNQGPVFLMIGGEGPADARWMVKGAWIDYAKKFNALCINLEHRYYGESHPTEDLSVKNLQYLSSYQALADLANFINAMNDKYKLRSDIRWIAFGGSYPGSLAAWLRLKYPHLVHAAVSSSGPLLAKVNFMEYYQVVVEALREKTGGEECVNELKTAHKQVVDMMEHHPGVVEKEFRVCKPFENAKPNDIKNFYNSIADDFADLVQYNEDNRISADVKYKNLTINTVCSMLTSPGSEPAYKKLAAYNSIILDKTNQTCLDYSYANMVEELRNMSWGSEGARQWMYQTCTEFGFYQTSSAEVEVFGDHFNLDFFIQQCEDIFGKKYNEAFVDASADWTNNNYGALDIAVSRVVFVHGSVDPWHALGITKTQDNDAPAIYIRGTAHCANMYPPSENDSSELVEARVEIEQYLAGWIGMP, from the exons ATGCGGTCtcttattcttatatttttggtCCTCTATTTGGGCTACGAAGTACATGGCGGTAAGCATTTCCGACTGGGACGAAGCAAAGGTGGCAATTTGGGAGGGCCTGGAGGATATAATGGTGAGACCCTACCACCAGCACAATGGTTCAAACAAAAGTTGGACCACTCAAGCCCATCGGACGTAAGAACTTGGAAGCag CGATACTTTGTGAATGATAGTTACTTTGACTTCAAAAACCAAGGCCCTGTTTTCTTGATGATTGGTGGGGAAGGGCCGGCTGATGCCAGGTGGATGGTCAAAGGAGCCTGGATAGATTATGCTAAAAAATTCAATGCTCTTTGCATTAACTTGGAACATCGCTATTATGGAGAAAGTCATCCAACTGA AGACCTTAGTGTCAAGAACTTACAGTATTTATCATCCTACCAAGCTCTGGCAGACTTGGCAAACTTCATCAATGCCATGAATGATAAATACAAGTTACGGAGTGATATCCGCTGGATCGCGTTTGGAGGTTCCTATCCAGGGTCTCTGGCGGCTTGGCTGAGGCTGAAGTATCCTCACTTGGTACATGCAGCAGTGTCATCAAGTGGCCCATTGTTGGCTAAAGTTAATTTCATGG aataCTATCAAGTTGTTGTTGAAGCTCTGCGGGAAAAAACTGGTGGAGAGGAATGTGTTAATGAGTTAAAGACTGCTCACAAGCAGGTAGTTGATATGATGGAGCATCACCCTGGTGTTGTTGAAAAGGAGTTTAG AGTTTGCAAGCCCTTCGAAAATGCTAAGCCCAATGACATCAAGAATTTTTACAACTCCATCGCTGATGACTTTGCAGACTTGGTACAATACAATGAGGATAACAGAATCAGTGCTGATGTTAAATACAAAAACCTGACCATCAATACT GTCTGTAGCATGTTAACATCACCAGGATCTGAACCAGCATACAAGAAACTGGCTGCGTACAATTCAATCATTTTAGATAAAACCAACCAAACTTGTCTGGACTACAGCTATGCTAACATGGTTGAGGAATTGAGGAACATGTCTTGGGGTTCCGAAGGAG CTCGTCAATGGATGTATCAGACTTGCACTGAATTTGGATTCTATCAAACATCATCAGCGGAAGTTGAAGTGTTTGGTGATCATTTCAATCTGGATTTCTTCATACAACAGTGTGAGGATATCTTTGGCAAGAA GTACAATGAGGCATTCGTAGATGCCTCTGCGGACTGGACTAACAACAATTATGGTGCTCTGGATATAGCTGTGAGCCGCGTGGTGTTCGTTCACGGCTCTGTGGACCCCTGGCACGCACTGGGAATCACCAAGACTCAGGACAACGATGCTCCTGCTATTTATATTAGAG gCACTGCTCACTGTGCCAACATGTACCCTCCAAGTGAGAATGATTCCAGTGAGCTGGTAGAGGCTCGTGTGGAGATTGAGCAGTATCTGGCGGGCTGGATTGGGATGCCCTAA
- the LOC113496075 gene encoding proton-coupled folate transporter: MSVGTKVVHVFEGNTKKPWYKYITVEVPMFLYMMAYMITNVIEQSFYVFQACTVNHGYSADVCYNISNYDEINKEVQVTVSTFHQWNGVASHVVPLLLAFFLGSYSDKRGRKIILLAGLLGKLYFSAMITLNTAKAWPVEYIIYTAAFPSALTGADLAIFAGCFAYIADVSSLKNRTLRVGILDVVYLSTMPSGVALGNLLWNKVVDRSFTTMFAINTFLMLLATLYTLIFLEWQTRPEQKSLKQAGIKNPVKDFFDVKNIKHTLTTLAQKRPNNRRLFLWFLLIAMAFYTFQRDERPVMYLYTTKVFKWDTTTFSNFRTYLSTLYVIAMLFGIPLMTKVFHWRDTVIVMLGASAHICGHLIYAHATTDKLMYVGATAAALGPCVAPLIRSMTSKVLPPAERGVAYAFLSVMENAVAMFASIIYSQLYKATLDTDFANSIFYLTISTQVVVFTLIFSMEIMLKGRPLEPIYEKDEERRISTSS, from the exons ATGTCTGTCGGCACTAAAGTGGTTCACGTTTTTGag GGTAATACTAAGAAGCCATGGTACAAATATATCACAGTAGAGGTGCCGATGTTCCTGTACATGATGGCCTATATGATAACAAATGTGATAGAACAGTCATTCTATGTGTTCCAAGCTTGCACCGTGAACCATGGTTACAGTGCTGACGTATGCTACAATATAAGCAACTATGATGAAATCAATAAAGAAGTACAG GTAACTGTATCAACATTCCACCAGTGGAACGGCGTGGCAAGTCACGTCGTCCCGTTGCTACTCGCGTTTTTCTTGGGCTCCTACAGCGATAAGCGCGGTCGCAAAATTATATTACTCGCCGGCCTACTTGGAAAACTGTATTTTTCAGCTATGATAACCTTGAATACGGCAAAAG CATGGCCCGTGgaatacataatatacacaGCAGCATTCCCGAGTGCCTTAACCGGAGCCGACCTAGCGATATTCGCTGGCTGCTTCGCCTACATAGCTGACGTTTCTTCCTTGAAAAATAGAACGTTAAGAGTTGGTATTCTAGATGTCGTTTACTTAAGCACAATGCCTTCTGGAGTAGCCTTGg gTAACTTACTATGGAACAAAGTGGTCGACCGATCGTTCACAACAATGTTTGCGATCAACACATTCCTCATGCTACTAGCTACGTTATATACTTTGATATTTCTGGAATGGCAAACCAGGCCCGAACAAAAGTCGTTGAAACAAGCTGGTATCAAAAACCCAGTGAAGGATTTCTTCGATGTGAAGAATATAAAACATACGCTTACGACACTAGCACAAAAGAGGCCGAATAATCGGAGGCTATTCTTATGGTTTCTTTTGATAGCAATGGCATTTTATACGTTTCAGAGAG ACGAGCGGCCGGTGATGTATTTATACActacaaaagtatttaagtgGGACACAACAACATTTAGCAACTTCAGGACATATCTGAGCACCCTGTACGTCATAGCTATGCTGTTTGGTATCCCACTTATGACTAAAGTATTCCATTGGAGAGACACA GTCATAGTAATGCTGGGAGCGTCTGCCCATATATGCGGTCATTTGATATATGCTCATGCTACGACTGACAAGCTGATGTACGTGGGTGCGACAGCGGCGGCCCTAGGGCCGTGTGTGGCCCCGCTAATACGATCCATGACCTCTAAAGTGCTGCCACCTGCTGAAAGAG GTGTAGCGTACGCCTTCTTGTCGGTCATGGAGAATGCTGTTGCGATGTTTGCGTCCATCATATACTCACAGCTCTACAAAGCCACGCTCGACACAGATTTCgctaattcaatattttacctCACAATATCGACGCAAGTCGTGgtgtttactttaatatt TTCAATGGAAATTATGTTAAAAGGCCGTCCATTAGAACCTATTTACGAAAAGGACGAAGAAAGAAGAATATCAACATCAtcataa